The Pseudomonas triclosanedens genome has a window encoding:
- a CDS encoding site-specific integrase, whose amino-acid sequence MAQPFKHPQSGVFYLRRRVPDELRPILGHEYKRSLKTRDPAEAKARFAAEWGKSEEAFSIAKAQASGAQALTVRDAQQLAARWYRQELAKMESSGEFRSYLVPDIVESWETPHGPEEHQDVLSIRQALEVDLWPSEDLRTPDGETDYEQVCLPHIRHALHSEHILLPPPQSPIRLALVDAFRSHLLKLSEIAKQRYDGDWMAKAGVLEHEPLSVGVQKGSKTSTLLECFEAYARAKILDDGDNRSTRKTLDEFRSSIRRFIELFGDMETSHISRGTVQDYRSKLAELPVKTAGAGKLTAQQLIEKAKANALPRLSPATIRNRLRALSAILGYAVRMGWIQENPVEASGVAKAASKAAGGRVAQRRKDYSQAELNALFSSPIFAGTDWKRPRADYGKAWYWLPLLMYYTGARREELAQLAVADVKQDDAGIHYLSILATSDETPSAHGTSKELRTVKTDSSRRRIPLHPDLIELGLLDYAKALPPTGQLFPLLKASPAGFYGTNWGKAWGRYLRDIASVQSPASPSHGFRHTFKTLCRQVGIPEDVHDAITGHSDGSVSRDYGSMPLQRMAEELAKLPSAPTPLYKALQGT is encoded by the coding sequence ATGGCACAGCCCTTCAAGCACCCCCAGAGCGGAGTCTTCTATCTCCGACGTCGCGTTCCTGACGAACTCCGCCCTATTCTCGGGCACGAATACAAGCGCTCACTGAAGACACGCGACCCAGCCGAGGCAAAGGCGCGCTTTGCGGCGGAGTGGGGCAAAAGCGAAGAAGCCTTTTCTATCGCCAAAGCCCAGGCGTCCGGGGCGCAGGCACTCACGGTTCGTGATGCCCAACAACTGGCGGCACGCTGGTATCGCCAAGAGCTAGCCAAAATGGAAAGCTCAGGTGAATTCAGAAGTTACTTGGTTCCCGACATAGTGGAATCCTGGGAGACTCCTCACGGCCCAGAAGAACACCAGGACGTGCTTAGCATCAGGCAAGCACTGGAAGTCGATCTATGGCCTAGCGAGGATCTGCGCACTCCCGATGGAGAGACAGATTACGAGCAGGTATGCCTGCCACATATTCGCCACGCCTTGCACTCCGAGCACATCCTCCTGCCCCCTCCTCAATCGCCCATTCGACTTGCACTGGTCGATGCCTTCCGGAGCCACCTGCTAAAGCTCTCGGAGATTGCAAAGCAACGATACGATGGCGACTGGATGGCAAAAGCGGGCGTACTCGAACATGAGCCTCTGAGCGTCGGCGTACAGAAGGGAAGCAAAACCAGCACGCTTCTGGAATGCTTCGAAGCCTATGCCAGAGCCAAGATTCTCGACGACGGGGACAATCGAAGCACACGAAAGACACTGGATGAGTTCCGTAGCTCCATCCGGAGATTCATCGAGCTCTTCGGGGACATGGAGACTTCCCACATTTCGCGGGGAACGGTGCAAGACTATCGAAGCAAACTCGCTGAGCTGCCAGTCAAGACTGCCGGCGCTGGCAAACTCACCGCCCAGCAACTCATTGAGAAAGCCAAAGCCAATGCATTACCTCGGCTATCACCGGCAACGATCCGCAATCGCCTGAGAGCCCTATCGGCCATACTGGGATATGCAGTACGAATGGGGTGGATTCAAGAAAATCCGGTAGAAGCCAGTGGAGTCGCCAAAGCTGCCAGCAAGGCAGCAGGCGGCAGAGTCGCGCAGCGACGAAAGGACTATTCGCAGGCGGAGCTCAACGCGTTATTTAGCAGCCCGATTTTTGCCGGGACCGACTGGAAGCGGCCTCGTGCAGATTATGGAAAGGCCTGGTACTGGCTGCCCCTCTTGATGTACTACACCGGCGCTCGACGCGAAGAGCTGGCACAACTGGCTGTCGCCGACGTAAAGCAAGACGACGCAGGCATTCACTATCTCTCCATTTTGGCAACGAGCGACGAAACGCCCAGCGCTCACGGCACCAGCAAGGAGCTCCGCACTGTCAAGACGGACAGCAGCCGCCGCCGCATCCCCTTACATCCAGACCTGATAGAGCTCGGGCTCCTCGACTACGCAAAGGCACTGCCACCAACAGGCCAACTTTTCCCCTTGCTCAAAGCCTCTCCAGCGGGCTTCTACGGCACGAACTGGGGCAAGGCATGGGGTAGGTACCTGCGGGACATAGCAAGCGTCCAAAGCCCTGCTAGCCCCTCTCACGGCTTCCGCCATACCTTCAAGACGCTATGCCGCCAGGTCGGCATCCCCGAGGACGTGCATGACGCCATAACGGGGCATAGCGACGGCAGCGTCAGTCGTGACTACGGATCAATGCCTCTGCAGCGAATGGCGGAGGAACTGGCCAAGCTCCCTTCAGCGCCGACCCCTCTCTACAAGGCCCTACAAGGCACCTAG
- a CDS encoding oxidative damage protection protein, translating into MTRLVMCRKYKEELPGLDRAPYPGAKGQDIYEHVSKKAWDEWQKHQTMLINERRLNMMNAEDRKFLTAEMDKFLSGEEYAQAEGYVPPSA; encoded by the coding sequence ATGACCCGACTGGTGATGTGCCGCAAGTACAAAGAAGAGCTGCCCGGCCTCGATCGCGCGCCCTATCCCGGGGCCAAGGGCCAGGACATCTACGAGCACGTATCGAAGAAAGCCTGGGACGAATGGCAGAAGCACCAGACCATGCTGATCAACGAGCGTCGCCTGAACATGATGAACGCCGAGGACCGCAAGTTCCTCACCGCAGAAATGGACAAGTTCCTTTCTGGCGAGGAATACGCGCAGGCCGAGGGCTATGTCCCGCCCAGCGCGTAA
- a CDS encoding fimbrial protein has product MIRLLTFLFLACVSGASYATCSGGSISYGPPISVDLSDKLTPATPTWTGSFTTQYSGSFNCTTPNSEFSYTPILSTDDKYATILGFSNNKYMVRAEITNPPANKTLSASGSHTASELNTPFTVRFTLVNQSGTTLTGDTANMSDVLFVSDMSGLSILEIIAWPIKQLVKILQWLINGFKWPYDNRDMFGQPMIIKYAPKLTTCSFDNAGLTVALPTLGIPQLSASSQPGLTPFSLNMSCQNVGVNGNSDRSIEMFLSSTQLLSTDSSVLIDSSSSAAQGVGLRLIKRDAPQTPVTFSTSTTSRGNATMIFSVAAGAALDEHFTLPMAAYYYVWAPAQVSQGKINTSATLNIIYP; this is encoded by the coding sequence ATGATACGGTTACTGACCTTTCTGTTTCTCGCCTGCGTCAGCGGGGCAAGCTATGCCACCTGTTCCGGGGGCAGTATTTCCTATGGCCCGCCGATCAGCGTCGATCTGTCGGATAAGCTGACGCCCGCCACGCCGACCTGGACCGGCAGCTTCACCACCCAGTACAGCGGCTCGTTCAACTGTACGACGCCTAACAGTGAATTTTCTTACACGCCGATCCTCTCGACCGACGACAAATACGCGACCATCCTCGGATTCAGCAACAACAAGTATATGGTGCGGGCGGAGATCACCAATCCCCCGGCCAATAAAACCCTGTCTGCCAGCGGTAGCCATACGGCGTCTGAGCTGAACACACCGTTTACGGTTCGCTTCACCCTCGTTAACCAGAGCGGCACCACCCTGACGGGGGATACGGCGAACATGAGCGACGTTCTGTTCGTCAGCGACATGAGCGGATTGTCGATTTTGGAAATCATCGCCTGGCCAATCAAGCAGCTCGTCAAGATATTGCAGTGGTTAATCAACGGGTTCAAATGGCCTTACGACAACCGCGATATGTTTGGTCAGCCGATGATCATCAAATACGCGCCAAAACTGACTACCTGTTCCTTTGATAATGCGGGGCTGACCGTGGCGCTGCCGACGCTCGGCATTCCCCAGCTCAGTGCATCCTCACAGCCGGGGCTGACGCCTTTTTCACTGAACATGAGCTGTCAGAACGTCGGGGTTAACGGCAATTCCGATCGGTCAATTGAGATGTTTCTGTCCAGCACGCAGCTGCTTTCGACCGACAGCTCGGTGCTGATCGACAGCAGCAGTAGCGCGGCGCAGGGCGTGGGGCTACGCCTGATAAAACGTGACGCCCCGCAAACGCCGGTGACCTTCTCTACCTCGACCACCAGCCGTGGCAACGCCACAATGATTTTCAGCGTGGCGGCTGGCGCGGCGCTGGACGAACATTTCACCCTTCCGATGGCGGCGTACTATTACGTGTGGGCGCCCGCCCAGGTGAGCCAGGGTAAGATCAATACATCGGCTACGCTGAATATTATCTACCCCTGA
- a CDS encoding fimbrial protein, which translates to MFKSIMTVSLLAAAIASTSAVAADNSAGGIINFTGAITDTTCTINGGKSADFTVALSPISVTDAGTKVGLITKNKKSIALTFSGCSPAAGTTGTPLKVYFSSADNISTDGKYLLNNSVNESDASVARNVGFALVEPGSSTPITLNQPYTTNIMGTATAPDSETLTLDVYYYKTNAAAATVGELSSNVTYTISYL; encoded by the coding sequence ATGTTCAAATCGATCATGACCGTATCATTGCTGGCCGCCGCTATTGCTTCTACCAGCGCAGTGGCCGCAGACAATTCGGCGGGTGGTATCATTAACTTTACCGGCGCAATTACCGATACAACCTGTACCATTAACGGCGGTAAAAGCGCGGACTTTACCGTTGCGCTTTCCCCTATTTCGGTAACAGATGCGGGCACCAAGGTTGGCCTGATCACTAAAAATAAAAAATCTATTGCGCTGACTTTCTCAGGTTGTTCACCAGCAGCCGGAACGACCGGTACCCCGCTGAAAGTGTATTTCTCCAGCGCGGATAATATTTCCACTGACGGTAAATACCTGCTGAATAACAGCGTGAACGAAAGCGATGCCAGCGTGGCACGTAATGTCGGCTTTGCGTTAGTGGAGCCAGGTTCGTCTACGCCTATTACCCTGAACCAGCCTTACACGACAAATATTATGGGTACAGCGACCGCGCCAGATTCCGAAACGCTGACGCTGGATGTTTATTACTATAAAACGAACGCCGCTGCCGCCACCGTGGGCGAGTTAAGCTCCAACGTAACGTATACCATTTCCTACCTGTAA
- a CDS encoding fimbrial biogenesis chaperone: MRKAILLAGLLLSTGHSWANIVINGTRVLYPENNKEVIVQLMNTGDAPALVQSWIDDGDINSTPETANVPFLLSPPVIKVNEHNGQQLRIKKLPSSLPADRESVFFLNVLDIPPRPENLQNQNTVQLAIKSRIKLFYRPAALKGTLDDAVAKLTLAADGDRFRITNNSPFHITVANISLGKTKLLQESPMVSPFGQLTVAAKNTVKRGQTFQLMYVDDLGAYKTRTFTSL, from the coding sequence ATGCGCAAGGCAATTTTGCTGGCAGGCTTACTGCTAAGCACGGGTCACTCATGGGCCAATATTGTCATTAATGGCACCCGTGTCCTTTATCCTGAAAATAACAAAGAGGTGATCGTCCAGTTAATGAATACGGGCGATGCGCCGGCTCTGGTGCAATCCTGGATAGATGACGGTGATATTAATTCCACGCCGGAAACAGCCAATGTGCCGTTTTTGCTGTCGCCGCCAGTGATAAAGGTTAACGAACATAATGGCCAACAGCTTCGTATTAAAAAGCTGCCGTCCAGCTTGCCTGCGGATCGCGAATCCGTCTTTTTCCTGAATGTTCTCGACATTCCGCCCAGACCTGAAAATCTGCAAAATCAGAATACCGTTCAGCTGGCGATTAAATCCCGTATCAAACTTTTTTACCGGCCCGCTGCGCTGAAAGGCACGCTGGATGACGCGGTGGCGAAACTTACGCTCGCCGCCGACGGCGATCGCTTTCGCATTACAAATAACAGTCCGTTCCATATTACGGTCGCCAATATTTCGCTGGGTAAAACGAAATTGCTCCAGGAGTCCCCGATGGTTTCCCCGTTTGGGCAGCTGACGGTCGCCGCAAAAAATACGGTTAAGCGCGGACAGACCTTCCAGCTGATGTATGTGGACGATCTTGGCGCGTATAAAACCCGGACTTTCACCAGTCTGTGA
- a CDS encoding class I SAM-dependent methyltransferase → MFSNFRSTDVPRSQATEAFAAKINIGCGYNKLDGYLNLDCDPACQPDILIQDNDLYSLPRNHFVEVFAKDVLEHIPREHMMSALFDWASILRMGGTLYVQTSWIYGIIDIMRQANDFETVHNWKICLFGNQVHPGDWHFNGFTEVTLRVYLTAVGFRDSGFSIEDGWLISTRATKVDDWSYLIELSDYDEFVSKAYRVLLGREPEDWRFDAGFRTEAGSKARYLELRSLACSAERLYKIGKELEGGARLQVM, encoded by the coding sequence ATGTTCTCGAACTTTCGATCGACCGACGTTCCGCGTTCGCAGGCTACGGAGGCATTTGCAGCCAAGATCAATATCGGCTGTGGCTACAATAAGCTTGACGGGTATCTGAATCTGGACTGCGATCCTGCATGTCAGCCGGATATCCTCATCCAGGACAACGATCTCTACAGCCTGCCCCGTAACCACTTCGTTGAGGTGTTTGCCAAGGATGTGCTCGAACATATTCCGCGCGAGCACATGATGTCTGCATTGTTTGACTGGGCATCCATACTTCGAATGGGTGGAACGTTGTACGTACAGACATCCTGGATATACGGGATCATCGACATCATGCGACAGGCGAATGATTTCGAGACTGTCCACAACTGGAAGATATGTCTCTTCGGCAATCAGGTTCACCCGGGAGACTGGCACTTCAACGGATTCACTGAGGTGACGTTGCGGGTCTATCTGACCGCCGTGGGATTCCGGGACTCTGGATTCAGCATCGAAGACGGTTGGTTGATCTCGACTCGCGCAACGAAGGTCGATGACTGGTCCTATTTGATCGAGCTGTCGGATTACGACGAATTCGTTTCGAAGGCGTATCGAGTTCTGTTGGGGCGAGAGCCCGAGGACTGGCGATTCGACGCTGGTTTTCGTACCGAGGCGGGATCGAAGGCGCGCTACCTGGAGCTACGCTCGCTCGCCTGTTCCGCAGAGCGCCTGTACAAGATCGGAAAGGAGCTCGAAGGCGGGGCCAGGCTTCAGGTGATGTGA
- a CDS encoding IS1-like element IS1B family transposase (programmed frameshift) encodes MASVSISCPSRSATDGVVRNGKSTAGHQRYLCSHCRKTWQLQFTYTASQPGTHQKIIDMAMNGVGCRATARIMGVGLNTIFRHFKKLRPQSVTSRIQPGSDVIVCAEMDEQWGYVGAKSRQRWLFYAYDRLRKTVVAHVFGERTMATLGRLMSLLSPFDVVIWMTDGWPLYESRLKGKLHVISKRYTQRIERHNLNLRQHLARLGRKSLSFSKSVELHDKVIGHYLNIKHYQ; translated from the exons GTGGCTTCTGTTTCTATCAGCTGTCCCTCCCGTTCAGCTACTGACGGGGTGGTGCGTAACGGCAAAAGCACTGCCGGACATCAGCGCTATCTCTGCTCTCACTGCCGTAAAACATGGCAACTGCAGTTTACTTACACCGCTTCTCAACCCGGTACGCACCAGAAAATCATTGATATGGCCATGAATGGCGTTGGATGCCGGGCAACCGCCCGCATTATGGGCGTTGGCCTCAACACGATTTTCCGCCATT TTAAAAAACTCAGGCCGCAGTCGGTAACCTCGCGCATACAGCCGGGCAGTGACGTCATCGTCTGCGCGGAAATGGACGAACAGTGGGGATACGTCGGGGCTAAATCGCGCCAGCGCTGGCTGTTTTACGCGTATGACAGGCTCCGGAAGACGGTTGTTGCGCACGTATTCGGTGAACGCACTATGGCGACGCTGGGGCGTCTTATGAGCCTGCTGTCACCCTTTGACGTGGTGATATGGATGACGGATGGCTGGCCGCTGTATGAATCCCGCCTGAAGGGAAAGCTGCACGTAATCAGCAAGCGATATACGCAGCGAATTGAGCGGCATAACCTGAATCTGAGGCAGCACCTGGCACGGCTGGGACGGAAGTCGCTGTCGTTCTCAAAATCGGTGGAGCTGCATGACAAAGTCATCGGGCATTATCTGAACATAAAACACTATCAGTAA
- a CDS encoding alpha/beta fold hydrolase → MTPESGYSIEDLARDAEGVISALELKRYILVGHSMGGKVAQLMASRQPEGLEGLVLIAPSLPSPMLLSSEERDRRHCCKVSDEAAFCLIQRPYISKTLLTRRISPRGSP, encoded by the coding sequence ATTACCCCCGAATCCGGATACAGTATTGAAGACCTTGCACGGGATGCCGAAGGCGTTATTTCGGCGCTTGAGCTTAAACGCTACATTCTGGTTGGCCATTCGATGGGGGGGAAGGTCGCCCAATTGATGGCATCGCGCCAGCCCGAAGGGCTTGAGGGTCTGGTTCTCATTGCACCCTCCCTACCTTCCCCCATGCTGCTTTCCTCAGAGGAGCGCGACAGACGGCACTGTTGCAAAGTTAGCGATGAGGCAGCCTTTTGTCTTATTCAAAGGCCTTACATTTCAAAAACTCTGCTTACCAGGCGCATTTCGCCCAGGGGATCACCATAA
- a CDS encoding IS6-like element IS26 family transposase, producing the protein MNPFKGRHFQRDIILWAVRWYCKYGISYRELQEMLAERGVNVDHSTIYRWVQRYAPEMEKRLRWYWRNPSDLCPWHMDETYVKVNGRWAYLYRAVDSRGRTVDFYLSSRRNSKAAYRFLGKILNNVKKWQIPRFINTDKAPAYGRALALLKREGRCPSDVEHRQIKYRNNVIECDHGKLKRIIGATLGFKSMKTAYATIKGIEVMRALRKGQASAFYYGDPLGEMRLVSRVFEM; encoded by the coding sequence ATGAACCCATTCAAAGGCCGGCATTTTCAGCGTGACATCATTCTGTGGGCCGTACGCTGGTACTGCAAATACGGCATCAGTTACCGTGAGCTGCAGGAGATGCTGGCTGAACGCGGAGTGAATGTCGATCACTCCACGATTTACCGCTGGGTTCAGCGTTATGCGCCTGAAATGGAAAAACGGCTGCGCTGGTACTGGCGTAACCCTTCCGATCTTTGCCCGTGGCACATGGATGAAACCTACGTGAAGGTCAATGGCCGCTGGGCGTATCTGTACCGGGCCGTCGACAGCCGGGGCCGCACTGTCGATTTTTATCTCTCCTCCCGTCGTAACAGCAAAGCTGCATACCGGTTTCTGGGTAAAATCCTCAACAACGTGAAGAAGTGGCAGATCCCGCGATTCATCAACACGGATAAAGCGCCCGCCTATGGTCGCGCGCTTGCTCTGCTCAAACGCGAAGGCCGGTGCCCGTCTGACGTTGAACACCGACAGATTAAGTACCGGAACAACGTGATTGAATGCGATCATGGCAAACTGAAACGGATAATCGGCGCCACGCTGGGATTTAAATCCATGAAGACGGCTTACGCCACCATCAAAGGTATTGAGGTGATGCGTGCACTACGCAAAGGCCAGGCCTCAGCATTTTATTATGGTGATCCCCTGGGCGAAATGCGCCTGGTAAGCAGAGTTTTTGAAATGTAA
- a CDS encoding fimbria/pilus outer membrane usher protein yields the protein MKMKQNRLCLLAVCTLLLSHKSGAVSFDPSLLAGASGESDLSRFSENNAMPAGSQEMDIYVNGSWKGRYTVIYGEQRDDIRIAWKDARSLGINTTSVPAPAIAHGQVQLRDLVQGGEVKTDTSTLSLALTVPQAAVLRTEEGYIAPQFWDEGIPALMLSWNTTWYNTRAKGAAKDTNDDFYAGLDSGANLFGWQFRDSSAWRKTASGESSWQNNTRYLRRPLASLKSNLTLGDFYIPGDLFDSLRVRGVSLASDMKMRPNSQQGFSPVVHGVARTNALVKVIQNGNVIYQENVPPGQFTLDSIQPTGSAGDLLVVVREADGSQQSFTVPFSAVPGMLKEGVSQYSVVAGKVHQNTLDAEPAFMQATLRYGFNNLITGYTGTIISDNYQAGLVGTGWNLPFGAVSFDVTHAKTTLQDRTSSGQSYRVSYSKFIDTTATNFTLAAYRYSTKGYYSFSDALYSREGYQRLKAQYDEYEDRFGVAPEMTMSTWDAMRAAQPKNTFTLNLNQRLPDNWGTVFISGTQRDYWNSRQTSREYQAGYSNAIGRASYTVSASRVRNSEREEETRFYLSLSLPFSLFDNNAWVTSSLTASDSHYEQSNISMSGNALASNRLSYTLSGSNARGGNNTASVNTAYRANFATLGGSYSESSDYRQTGLSGRGSLVAYPWHVLASNETGTTMTIVDAPKAEGLMVNGDESIVTNRDGVALVPYATPYRKNAITLTETENSAGAEVIGNMANVAPYDGAVSYIRFETDKRQSWMLRATRPDGAPLPFGTEVLNERGESVGYVGQASVLYIRAEQPPRELSVHLRSGNCTIAAPAWGLESPSSVCHY from the coding sequence ATGAAAATGAAACAAAACAGACTCTGTCTGCTGGCAGTCTGCACGCTTCTGCTTTCGCATAAATCAGGGGCCGTCTCGTTTGATCCCTCCCTGCTTGCTGGCGCATCCGGTGAGTCCGATCTGTCTCGCTTTTCCGAAAACAACGCCATGCCTGCCGGCAGCCAGGAGATGGATATCTACGTAAACGGCAGCTGGAAGGGACGTTATACCGTCATCTACGGCGAGCAGCGTGACGACATCCGCATTGCCTGGAAAGATGCCCGGTCGCTTGGCATCAACACCACGTCCGTGCCTGCGCCCGCCATTGCGCACGGGCAGGTTCAGCTGCGCGATCTGGTTCAGGGCGGTGAAGTCAAAACCGATACCAGCACCCTGAGTCTGGCGCTTACCGTTCCGCAGGCGGCCGTGCTGCGTACTGAAGAAGGTTACATTGCCCCCCAGTTCTGGGACGAGGGGATACCGGCGCTGATGCTCTCGTGGAACACGACCTGGTACAACACCCGCGCGAAAGGCGCTGCGAAAGACACAAATGATGATTTTTATGCCGGGCTGGATTCCGGCGCCAACCTGTTCGGCTGGCAGTTTCGCGACAGCAGCGCCTGGCGGAAAACGGCCAGCGGAGAGAGTAGCTGGCAGAATAATACCCGCTACCTGCGCCGTCCCCTGGCCTCGCTGAAATCCAACCTGACGCTGGGTGACTTTTATATTCCTGGCGATCTGTTTGATTCCCTGCGCGTGCGCGGCGTGTCGCTGGCGTCGGACATGAAGATGCGCCCAAATTCACAGCAGGGTTTTTCACCGGTGGTTCACGGCGTGGCACGGACGAACGCCCTGGTGAAAGTTATCCAGAATGGCAACGTGATCTATCAGGAGAATGTGCCGCCGGGCCAGTTTACCCTCGACAGCATTCAGCCTACCGGCTCCGCGGGCGATTTGCTGGTGGTGGTGCGTGAAGCGGACGGTTCACAGCAGTCCTTCACGGTGCCGTTTTCCGCCGTACCCGGGATGCTAAAAGAAGGGGTGAGTCAGTACAGCGTGGTGGCGGGTAAAGTGCATCAGAACACGCTCGATGCCGAACCCGCATTCATGCAGGCCACGCTGCGCTACGGGTTTAATAACCTCATCACCGGGTATACCGGGACGATTATTAGCGATAACTACCAGGCCGGGCTTGTCGGTACCGGGTGGAACCTTCCCTTTGGCGCGGTCTCGTTTGATGTCACCCACGCCAAAACCACCCTACAGGATCGCACCAGCAGCGGTCAGAGTTATCGCGTGTCGTACAGCAAATTTATCGATACCACCGCCACCAACTTCACCCTGGCGGCCTATCGCTATTCCACGAAAGGGTATTACAGCTTTAGCGACGCGCTTTACTCCCGGGAAGGGTATCAACGCCTGAAAGCACAGTATGACGAGTATGAAGATCGCTTCGGGGTCGCCCCGGAGATGACGATGAGCACCTGGGACGCCATGCGCGCGGCGCAGCCCAAGAATACCTTTACGCTTAACCTTAATCAGCGTCTGCCCGACAACTGGGGCACGGTGTTTATCTCGGGTACACAGCGGGACTACTGGAATTCCCGCCAAACCTCGCGCGAATATCAGGCCGGCTATTCCAACGCCATCGGCCGGGCCAGCTATACCGTCTCCGCCAGCCGGGTGCGCAACAGCGAGCGTGAAGAAGAGACGCGTTTTTACCTCTCCCTCAGCCTGCCCTTCTCGCTGTTTGATAACAACGCGTGGGTCACCTCCAGCCTGACGGCCAGCGACTCGCATTATGAACAGAGCAATATCAGCATGAGCGGCAACGCGCTGGCGTCGAACCGCCTGAGCTATACGCTCTCCGGCAGCAATGCGCGGGGCGGGAACAACACCGCCAGCGTGAACACCGCATACCGGGCAAACTTCGCGACGCTTGGTGGCTCCTACAGTGAATCCTCCGACTACCGCCAGACCGGGCTCAGCGGACGCGGCAGCCTGGTGGCCTACCCGTGGCACGTTCTCGCCTCAAACGAAACCGGCACAACCATGACTATCGTCGATGCGCCAAAGGCGGAGGGGCTGATGGTGAACGGCGACGAAAGTATCGTGACCAACCGTGATGGCGTGGCGCTGGTGCCTTACGCCACCCCGTATCGCAAAAACGCCATTACGTTAACTGAAACGGAAAACAGCGCTGGCGCGGAGGTGATCGGCAATATGGCTAACGTGGCTCCTTACGACGGGGCGGTGAGCTATATCCGCTTTGAAACCGACAAGCGCCAGTCATGGATGCTGCGCGCCACCCGCCCGGACGGGGCACCGTTGCCGTTTGGTACCGAAGTGCTGAACGAGCGCGGCGAGTCGGTGGGTTATGTCGGCCAGGCCAGCGTGCTCTACATTCGCGCGGAACAACCACCACGTGAGCTTAGCGTTCATTTGCGTAGCGGAAATTGCACTATCGCCGCACCGGCGTGGGGACTGGAAAGCCCGTCCTCTGTTTGCCATTACTAA
- a CDS encoding DUF5343 domain-containing protein — MANGETSYPKVPDANWWKLRELLKQKVPGTFSGTYVSSALGVSEASAKANIIGPLKKIGLVDDGLKPTTLAYDWRDDDKYPSVCEKIIESQYPQEIRDLYHTAESDPQKVTNWFMNNAKCGMDAAKKYARFYLLMLRADPNEGASLAAKKTATPKTPKTPSKPAKNKASAPSAQLASQADEQRPLPQRETHHEEKERHTRSHLSAAPELHINIQLHISPESTAEQIDKIFESMAKHLKTFKD; from the coding sequence GTGGCAAACGGAGAAACGTCATACCCTAAAGTTCCCGATGCAAACTGGTGGAAATTAAGAGAACTGCTCAAGCAGAAGGTCCCTGGAACATTCTCGGGCACCTATGTAAGCTCCGCCCTCGGAGTGAGCGAAGCATCAGCAAAAGCAAATATCATTGGCCCCCTAAAGAAAATCGGCTTGGTGGATGACGGCCTCAAACCCACTACCCTGGCTTATGACTGGCGAGATGATGATAAGTATCCTTCTGTTTGCGAAAAGATAATCGAAAGCCAGTACCCTCAAGAAATTCGAGATCTGTACCATACGGCAGAGTCGGACCCTCAAAAGGTTACTAACTGGTTCATGAACAATGCAAAATGCGGCATGGACGCTGCAAAGAAATATGCTCGATTCTATTTACTTATGTTACGAGCAGACCCAAATGAAGGAGCATCTCTCGCCGCGAAGAAAACAGCAACGCCGAAAACACCAAAGACTCCAAGCAAACCAGCGAAAAATAAAGCTTCTGCCCCAAGTGCTCAGCTTGCCTCACAGGCTGACGAGCAGCGCCCCCTCCCTCAGCGGGAGACACATCACGAGGAAAAAGAGCGACATACCCGCTCACACCTGAGCGCCGCGCCAGAGCTGCATATAAACATTCAACTCCACATCTCACCAGAATCAACAGCGGAACAGATAGACAAAATATTTGAAAGCATGGCCAAGCACTTGAAGACCTTCAAGGATTGA